In one window of Episyrphus balteatus chromosome 3, idEpiBalt1.1, whole genome shotgun sequence DNA:
- the LOC129915883 gene encoding actin maturation protease, translating to MSNSTNLPSQPPPPPALSNFTYNRTPHKKCLATQAKICNIDECTWADPWPELQKGCYLNKVCTFMPPKVCRYRNISSILQEGPTCGLTALSMILNGTPAADELLKIARELNYTNNGEMFSAKNLFKLICDTVAVRTTAAGEMPQFECQLFEGQLNCAKVRDCLLNGACIFVPYDPDFNNAPCLKYGHKAHWALIIGYLIDEMDEFFIITRHGKTKNLAVWSLESMSASNSNLEEFSQPIGYPNSDFLLPKDGIGGKLGLKNQAIIVNGLLQEIIIVR from the exons atgtcaaattcaacgAATTTACCATCGCAACCACCCCCACCACCGGCGCTGTCAAATTTTACATACAACCGGACACCACATAAAAAATGTCTAGCGACACAAGCTAAAATATGTAACATCGATGAATGCACTTGGGCAGATCCCTGGCCAGAATTACAAAAAGGCTGTTATTTAAATAAAGTGTGCACTTTTATGCCGCCAAAGGTTTGTCGTTATAGAAATATTTCGAGTATTCTTCAAGAAGGGCCAACCTGTGGATTGACAGCGTTAAGTATGATTTTAAATGGCACTCCAGCGGCTGACGAACTACTTAAAATAGCCAGAGAACTTAATTACACCAACAATGGGGAAATGTTTAGTGCCaagaatctatttaaattgATTTGTGATACTGTGGCCGTGCGAACGACGGCGGCAGGAGAAATGCCCCAATTCGAATGTCAATTGTTCGAAGGTCAACTAAATTGTGCCAAGGTCAGAGATTGTTTACTCAACGGTGCGTGTATTTTTGTTCC ataCGATCCGGACTTTAATAATGCACCCTGTTTAAAATATGGCCACAAAGCTCATTGGGCTTTAATTATAGGATATTTGATTGATGAAATGGATGAG ttcttcaTCATTACACGGCatggaaaaactaaaaatctagCTGTCTGGTCGTTGGAATCAATGAGTGCCAGTAATTCTAATTTAGAGGAATTTTCACAACCAATTGGCTATCCGAATTCGGATTTTCTATTACCTAAAGATGGTATTGGAGGAAAATTGGGATTAAAAAATCAGGCAATTATTGTAAATGGATTGCTACAGGAAATAATTATTGTAAGATAA
- the LOC129915884 gene encoding U6 snRNA-associated Sm-like protein LSm3 has protein sequence MATEEEQIQVIPVKEPLDLIRLSLDEKIYVKMRNERELRGRLHAFDQHLNMVLGDAEETVTTVEIDEETYEEVYKTAKRTIPMLFVRGDGVILVSPPMRAG, from the exons atgGCTACTGAAGAAGAACAG ATCCAAGTAATTCCAGTCAAAGAACCACTCGACTTGATTCGCCTCAGTTTGGATGAGAAAATTTATGTCAAAATGCGCAATGAGCGGGAACTTCGCGGGCGATTGCAt gCATTTGATCAACATTTAAACATGGTTCTGGGAGATGCTGAAGAGACAGTGACCACAGTTGAAATCGATGAGGAAACTTATGAAGAAGTATACAAGACAGCCAAGCGGACAATTCCAATGTTATTTGTTCGTGGTGATGGAGTTATTCTTGTTTCGCCACCAATGAGAGCTggttaa